The Gracilimonas sediminicola sequence CGTTTCCGATTCTAACTTTGTATTCTACCCCGATCCTTATCCCAATCAAAACCTGTTTTACCGTTCTGATAATGCCACCCTTGCAAGATTGGGAGTACCCGCTCACACCATCAGCACAACACCTATCGACGTGGATCAGGATTATCACAGGGTATCGGATGAATTTAGCACGTTGGATATTCCCCATGTTACTAATACCATCCGGGCAATTGCCAAAGCGGCACGCGTGATTATCTCAGCAGAGAAAACCCCAACCCGCATTTCCAACGGTGACGAGAATCTAACGTCTAATGACTGATTAGTTTATCCCGTACCATTGTTGTGTGATACTGTGGATGGACCCTTTTCCCGTCAACAGATCTGCACATGCTATGCCAATTACTTTGCGCCCGGGAAAGTATTTCTGGAGAAGACTTATGGCCAGATCATCCCGTTTTTTATCCAGTAGTGGAAGTAATACAGCCCCATTGGCAATATAGAAATTGGCGTAACTGCCCGGAACATACTCTGAACCATTTTTGGTAGTACCCACCGTTCTGTTTTGAGGAAGAGGCAGCGTTTCAATATTCAGTTTCTTTCCCCCTTTCAACTCAACTTGATTGAGAATTTCCAGATTCTCCTGAAGCGCATCATAATTTACGTCTTCCTTATCCTCACAAACCATAGTAACAACGGTATCTTTATTCAGCCATCGGGTGATGTTGTCTATTTTTCCGCCGGTATCAGCCCCGGCCAACCCCCTTTTCAACCAAATAATTTGGTCTGCCCCAAGATAAATTCGTAAACATTCTTCAATCTCTTCTTTGGATAGATCCGGGTTCCGATTCCCATCCAACAGCACAGCTTCTGTAGTAAGCAGCGCACCTTCGCCATTAACATCGATAGAGCCACCCTCTAAAATCATGCCGGGTTCAATACGGTTCACCCCAAATTTTTGTGCAATAAAAGCCGGAACTGCATTGTCATCTTCCCAATGCGGGGACTTTTCTCCCCATGCATTATAATCCCAGTCGGTGATCACAAAATTACCGGATTCATGCTGCACAAAAACCGGTCCGCAGTCCCTGGCCCATACATCATTTATCTTTTGCTGATGAATGATTACCCGATCCAGATCCACGGCTTTGCCCGATAGTTTTTGCATCACCCGGTTGCGGATTTCCAGGTTTTCCACAAACAAATGAATCGGTTCAAAAAAATGGAGTTCCTCGATGATTCTGCAATACACTTCCTCCACACGTTCCAGTCGTTCCCCGGGCCAGGTGTTTTGGTTTGAAGG is a genomic window containing:
- a CDS encoding agmatine deiminase family protein yields the protein MDHSKLVMPAEWSRHSATQLHWPSNQNTWPGERLERVEEVYCRIIEELHFFEPIHLFVENLEIRNRVMQKLSGKAVDLDRVIIHQQKINDVWARDCGPVFVQHESGNFVITDWDYNAWGEKSPHWEDDNAVPAFIAQKFGVNRIEPGMILEGGSIDVNGEGALLTTEAVLLDGNRNPDLSKEEIEECLRIYLGADQIIWLKRGLAGADTGGKIDNITRWLNKDTVVTMVCEDKEDVNYDALQENLEILNQVELKGGKKLNIETLPLPQNRTVGTTKNGSEYVPGSYANFYIANGAVLLPLLDKKRDDLAISLLQKYFPGRKVIGIACADLLTGKGSIHSITQQWYGIN